A single region of the Plantactinospora soyae genome encodes:
- a CDS encoding S8 family serine peptidase gives MTGIKGRHTMNPLRRLTRGVTSFALLFAIAVPGPPGSASAAPVGPSTPAAFSGANTPAATGARTVTLITGDRVTVSAEQKTSVEPGPGRAEIQFLTRRIADRLHVIPTDALVLLRSGRLDERLFDVTALLEFGYDRRADLPLLVTYAGTDARAQGQRQAARTGARVVRELPPVHGLAVVVDRTGLPGFWTDLTGPLPTARTMDAGIRTVWLDGLRQPTLAESVPQVGAPAAWAAGFDGTGVTVAVLDTGIDETHADLAGQVTGARNFTDGTEDDRDIVGHGTHVASTVAGSGAARFTGVAPGARLLDGKVCAAGGCTESWIIAGMQWAAESGAQVVNMSLTGPDSPVVDPIEQAVGQLTDAHDTLFVVAAGNVPGVGTVGSPSTADAALAVGAVSKTDQLAGFSSQGPRVGDGAIKPDLTAPGLDIVAARSVDSGPEVPDGSGISMSGTSMATPHVAGAAAILAQRQPDLPAASLKSALMAAARPNPELSVFAQGAGRLDVARALEQRVTADPPSLSFGRQAWPHDDDTPVSRTVSYRNDGTATVTLRLGVRATGPDGNTVPAGMFEVTPATVTVPAGGTADVTVTADTAGSGGPLGQLTGHLTATAANGAGVPTPLAVDREVESYDVDLSHLGQGGEPTAGYLTMLAGLDNAHAIPVPAAASGAVTLRVPKGRYSALSAITSLSGTAYLTSMVAQPELDVSGERGVVLDARLGKPLSITVPNSGARQVFSELATSVLAAGRTVEVGTLGSTFDRMRVGRIGPDQPAAGFVSRITATFAPGDPADQSYAYLLCWMTEQRMPSGFSRAVGTADLATVRADHGHESSGSTGRKLAWSVLPESVMGGFAHAMTFALPSTRTEYYNTDGRTQWFRAVDEMTGSGAEQAYLTSLVAPPITYRAGQSYQEQWSRGVFGPTVATPPYEHQWVTRLGDTLYVQAPLYGDGVGRAGFSSIATGRITLERDGAPVAELDGLYGELTVPAEAGAYRLTMSAERGGPATLSTRVSVTWTFRSGHVDGQTPVRLPVSTVRFSPRVDSDNSTPAGQTGTIPVSVTAQPESGAGANERLNVEVSYDDGVSWAPAEVTAGQAVLRHPAAPGYVSLRASATDTAGNTVTQTVIRAYKIG, from the coding sequence ATGACCGGGATCAAGGGGAGGCACACCATGAATCCGCTTAGAAGGCTTACGCGGGGAGTAACGAGTTTCGCCCTGCTGTTCGCGATCGCCGTACCGGGGCCGCCGGGCAGTGCCTCCGCCGCGCCGGTCGGCCCGTCGACCCCGGCCGCCTTCTCCGGGGCGAACACGCCGGCCGCCACCGGTGCTCGGACCGTCACCCTGATCACCGGCGACCGGGTCACGGTCAGCGCCGAGCAGAAGACCAGCGTCGAACCGGGACCCGGCCGGGCCGAGATCCAGTTCCTCACCCGACGGATCGCCGACCGGCTGCACGTGATCCCGACCGACGCCCTTGTCCTGCTGCGCAGTGGACGGCTCGACGAACGGCTCTTCGACGTCACCGCACTGCTGGAGTTCGGCTACGACCGGCGGGCGGACCTTCCGCTGCTGGTGACGTACGCCGGCACCGACGCCCGGGCCCAGGGCCAGCGCCAGGCCGCCCGGACCGGCGCCCGGGTGGTCCGCGAACTGCCTCCGGTGCACGGCCTGGCGGTCGTGGTGGACCGGACCGGACTGCCCGGATTCTGGACCGACCTGACCGGTCCACTACCGACGGCCCGGACCATGGACGCGGGCATCCGGACGGTCTGGCTCGACGGCCTGCGCCAGCCCACGCTCGCCGAGAGCGTCCCGCAGGTCGGCGCGCCGGCCGCCTGGGCCGCCGGCTTCGACGGCACCGGAGTGACCGTCGCCGTGCTCGACACCGGCATCGACGAGACCCATGCCGACCTCGCCGGCCAGGTGACCGGGGCCCGGAACTTCACCGACGGCACCGAGGACGATCGGGACATCGTCGGGCACGGCACCCACGTCGCGTCCACAGTGGCCGGTTCCGGTGCCGCCCGGTTCACCGGCGTGGCCCCCGGGGCCCGGCTGCTGGACGGCAAGGTCTGCGCTGCCGGCGGCTGCACCGAGTCGTGGATCATCGCGGGCATGCAGTGGGCGGCCGAATCGGGTGCCCAGGTGGTCAACATGAGCCTCACCGGACCGGACAGCCCGGTGGTGGACCCGATCGAACAGGCGGTCGGCCAGCTGACCGACGCACACGACACGCTCTTCGTGGTCGCCGCCGGCAACGTACCCGGGGTCGGCACGGTCGGCTCGCCGTCCACCGCCGACGCCGCGCTGGCGGTCGGCGCGGTCAGCAAGACCGACCAGCTCGCCGGCTTCTCCAGCCAGGGTCCCCGGGTCGGCGACGGTGCCATCAAGCCCGACCTGACCGCGCCCGGACTGGACATCGTCGCGGCCCGCAGCGTCGACTCCGGACCGGAGGTACCGGACGGCAGCGGCATCAGCATGTCCGGCACCTCGATGGCCACCCCGCACGTCGCCGGTGCCGCCGCGATCCTCGCCCAACGCCAACCGGACCTGCCGGCAGCCAGCCTGAAGAGCGCGCTGATGGCCGCCGCACGCCCGAACCCCGAACTCAGCGTCTTCGCCCAGGGCGCCGGCCGGCTCGACGTCGCCCGGGCGCTCGAGCAGCGGGTCACCGCCGACCCGCCGAGCCTCAGCTTCGGCCGACAGGCGTGGCCGCACGACGACGACACCCCGGTCAGCCGTACGGTCAGCTACCGCAACGACGGCACCGCCACGGTGACCCTCCGGCTCGGCGTACGGGCGACCGGGCCGGACGGCAACACCGTGCCCGCCGGAATGTTCGAGGTGACGCCGGCCACCGTCACCGTCCCGGCCGGCGGCACCGCCGACGTGACCGTCACCGCCGACACGGCCGGCAGCGGGGGGCCGCTCGGCCAGCTCACCGGCCACCTCACCGCGACCGCCGCCAACGGTGCCGGCGTACCGACCCCGCTGGCCGTCGACCGCGAGGTGGAGAGCTACGACGTCGACCTGTCCCACCTCGGCCAGGGCGGCGAACCGACCGCCGGTTACCTGACCATGCTGGCCGGGCTGGACAACGCCCACGCCATCCCGGTGCCCGCCGCCGCCAGTGGCGCGGTCACCCTCCGGGTGCCGAAGGGGCGGTACTCGGCCCTCAGCGCGATCACCAGCCTGTCCGGAACCGCCTACCTGACCAGCATGGTGGCCCAGCCCGAACTGGACGTCAGCGGCGAGCGCGGCGTCGTCCTCGACGCCCGGCTCGGCAAGCCGCTCTCGATCACCGTGCCGAACAGCGGCGCCCGGCAGGTCTTCTCGGAACTGGCCACCAGCGTGCTGGCCGCCGGGCGGACCGTCGAGGTCGGCACCCTCGGCAGCACCTTCGATCGGATGCGCGTCGGCCGGATCGGCCCGGACCAGCCGGCCGCCGGCTTCGTCTCCCGGATCACCGCCACCTTCGCCCCGGGCGACCCGGCCGACCAGTCGTACGCGTACCTGCTGTGCTGGATGACCGAGCAGCGGATGCCCAGCGGGTTCAGCCGAGCGGTCGGCACCGCCGATCTCGCCACCGTACGGGCCGACCACGGGCACGAGTCCTCCGGCAGCACCGGCCGCAAACTCGCCTGGTCGGTGTTGCCGGAGTCGGTGATGGGCGGGTTCGCCCACGCGATGACCTTCGCCCTGCCCTCGACCCGCACCGAGTACTACAACACCGACGGTCGGACCCAGTGGTTCCGCGCGGTGGACGAGATGACCGGCTCCGGCGCCGAACAGGCGTACCTGACCAGCCTGGTGGCGCCGCCGATCACGTACCGGGCCGGGCAGTCGTACCAGGAACAGTGGAGCCGCGGAGTGTTCGGGCCCACGGTGGCCACACCGCCGTACGAGCACCAGTGGGTGACCCGGCTCGGCGACACCCTGTACGTCCAGGCGCCGCTCTACGGCGACGGCGTCGGACGGGCCGGCTTCTCCTCCATCGCCACCGGCCGGATAACCCTGGAACGGGACGGCGCCCCGGTGGCCGAACTCGACGGTCTCTACGGCGAGCTGACCGTGCCGGCGGAGGCCGGGGCCTACCGGCTGACGATGAGCGCGGAACGGGGTGGACCGGCGACCCTGTCCACCCGGGTCAGCGTGACCTGGACCTTCCGCTCCGGCCACGTGGACGGCCAGACACCGGTCCGGCTACCCGTCTCCACGGTGCGCTTCTCGCCCCGGGTGGACAGCGACAACAGCACCCCGGCCGGGCAGACCGGCACCATCCCGGTCAGCGTCACCGCCCAACCCGAGTCGGGGGCCGGCGCCAACGAGCGGCTGAACGTCGAGGTCTCCTACGACGACGGGGTCAGCTGGGCACCGGCGGAGGTGACGGCCGGCCAGGCCGTACTGCGCCATCCGGCCGCGCCGGGGTACGTCTCGCTGCGGGCCAGCGCCACCGACACCGCCGGCAACACGGTCACCCAGACGGTGATCCGGGCGTACAAGATCGGTTGA
- a CDS encoding LysR family transcriptional regulator, which yields MNFELRQLEAFVAVAEELHFGRAASRLHIAQPALSQQILRLEATLGADLLVRQRRRTALSEAGRLFLVEARRTLQQARVAQTVAQRAQRGELGRLRIGYTPTASAQQFLQLLGEFQRAVPEVDLSLSELPIGSIATPLRDDLVDIAFVVTLGQFDCDWLGEDIELRQLSCEAFVAAVPAGHRLADRAEIDVADLADETFAFLSRDLCPHWFEMVAGVCRTAGFTPRLVHQAGEVGTQLTLVAAGLGVALVQESARMLRGDGIAYLPIRHPVPRVSSGVAWRAADPSPVLGRFRAALPNC from the coding sequence ATGAACTTCGAGCTCCGCCAGTTGGAGGCGTTCGTCGCGGTCGCCGAGGAGCTGCACTTCGGCCGGGCGGCCAGCCGGCTGCACATCGCCCAGCCCGCGCTGTCCCAGCAGATCCTGCGACTGGAGGCGACCCTCGGTGCCGACCTGCTGGTCCGGCAGCGCCGACGGACCGCTCTCAGCGAGGCCGGCCGACTCTTCCTGGTCGAGGCCCGCCGGACGCTGCAGCAGGCCCGGGTGGCCCAGACGGTGGCGCAGCGCGCCCAGCGGGGCGAGTTGGGCCGGCTGCGGATCGGTTACACACCCACCGCCTCGGCACAGCAGTTCCTGCAACTGCTCGGCGAGTTCCAGCGGGCCGTACCCGAGGTCGACCTGAGCCTGTCGGAGCTGCCGATCGGTTCCATCGCCACACCGCTGCGCGACGACCTCGTCGACATCGCCTTCGTGGTCACCCTCGGACAGTTCGACTGCGACTGGCTCGGCGAGGACATCGAACTGCGCCAACTGTCGTGCGAGGCGTTCGTGGCGGCGGTCCCCGCCGGGCACCGGCTGGCCGACCGCGCCGAGATCGACGTCGCCGACCTGGCGGACGAGACCTTCGCGTTCCTGTCCCGCGACCTCTGTCCACACTGGTTCGAGATGGTGGCGGGAGTGTGCCGGACCGCCGGTTTCACCCCGAGGCTGGTGCACCAGGCCGGCGAGGTCGGCACCCAACTGACCCTGGTCGCGGCCGGCCTCGGCGTCGCCCTGGTGCAGGAGTCCGCCCGGATGCTGCGCGGCGACGGAATCGCGTACCTGCCGATCCGCCACCCGGTACCCCGGGTCAGCTCCGGTGTCGCCTGGCGGGCCGCCGACCCGTCCCCGGTGCTGGGGCGATTCCGCGCGGCGCTGCCGAACTGCTGA
- a CDS encoding SDR family NAD(P)-dependent oxidoreductase, whose product MTDRELSGKVALVTGATGGIGAVIARTLASAGAAVAVVGRRADLGTAVADELGNGLFVPADLSRRESHDEVLGAVLDRFGGLDILVNNAAAHTIGPTHEATEAEFDRVVGLNYKATYFLTQAVLPHLLRGADGRIVNISSIGTTRSWAGSSIYNSSKAALDNLTRTWAIEYGPQGLRVNGVNPGIVRDGPMSFPVQAAVDIEEHVLPTIPARRLATAADVAAATLFLAGPGAGYLNGVTIALDGGLTA is encoded by the coding sequence ATGACTGATCGGGAGTTGAGCGGCAAGGTGGCGTTGGTGACCGGTGCGACCGGCGGGATCGGAGCGGTGATCGCGCGTACGCTCGCCTCGGCCGGGGCCGCGGTGGCCGTGGTCGGCCGGCGTGCCGACCTCGGTACGGCGGTGGCGGACGAACTCGGCAACGGTCTGTTCGTACCGGCCGACCTGAGCCGGCGGGAGAGCCACGACGAGGTGCTCGGCGCCGTCCTCGACCGGTTCGGCGGGCTGGACATCCTGGTCAACAACGCCGCCGCGCACACCATCGGGCCGACCCACGAGGCCACCGAGGCGGAGTTCGACCGGGTCGTCGGGCTCAACTACAAGGCGACGTACTTCCTGACCCAGGCCGTGCTGCCGCACCTGCTGCGCGGTGCCGACGGCCGGATCGTCAACATCAGTTCGATCGGTACGACCCGGAGCTGGGCCGGTTCCTCGATCTACAACTCCTCCAAGGCCGCCCTGGACAACCTGACCAGAACCTGGGCGATCGAGTACGGGCCACAGGGGCTGCGGGTCAACGGCGTCAACCCGGGAATCGTGCGCGACGGCCCGATGTCGTTTCCGGTGCAGGCGGCCGTGGACATCGAGGAACACGTCCTGCCGACAATTCCGGCCCGCCGTCTCGCCACCGCCGCCGACGTCGCCGCCGCCACCCTGTTCCTCGCCGGCCCCGGCGCCGGGTACCTCAACGGAGTTACCATCGCCCTGGACGGCGGCCTGACCGCCTGA
- a CDS encoding DUF4097 family beta strand repeat-containing protein, with translation MPEFPRTAPVTVVAELPAGDLEIVAEECSHAVVDVQPYDASDASREQAAQTRVELTGDTLSVIAPDHALGGMFRFRSGGVRVRVRVPLDSGARIRTASADTRIRGRYTDLAVESASGDIEVDHATGNATLQTASGDVRVTRVDGRLEVKGASGGLTARQIGGPVKARFASGDVEIADAGDGVEVKTASGDVLLGLTRQGRVRIGTASGDVGIGVRPGTGVWLDLSTISGSTRNGLDMTGPDVAPDGPRLNLEVRTVSGDIDVHRVA, from the coding sequence ATGCCCGAATTCCCGCGTACCGCACCGGTCACCGTCGTCGCCGAACTGCCGGCCGGCGACCTGGAGATCGTCGCCGAGGAATGTTCCCACGCCGTCGTCGACGTGCAGCCGTACGACGCGAGTGACGCGTCCCGGGAGCAGGCCGCACAGACCCGGGTCGAGTTGACCGGAGACACCCTCTCCGTGATCGCGCCCGACCACGCCCTCGGCGGGATGTTCCGGTTCCGCTCCGGTGGGGTACGGGTCCGCGTCCGGGTTCCGCTGGACAGCGGCGCCCGGATCAGGACCGCCTCGGCCGACACGCGCATCCGGGGCCGGTACACCGATCTGGCGGTCGAGAGCGCCTCCGGCGACATCGAGGTCGACCACGCCACCGGCAACGCCACCCTGCAGACCGCCAGCGGCGACGTACGGGTGACCCGGGTGGACGGCCGGCTGGAGGTCAAGGGCGCCTCCGGTGGGCTCACGGCACGACAGATCGGTGGCCCGGTGAAGGCCCGGTTCGCCTCCGGCGACGTCGAGATCGCCGACGCCGGGGACGGCGTGGAGGTCAAGACCGCCTCCGGCGACGTACTGCTCGGGCTCACCCGGCAGGGCAGGGTCCGGATCGGTACCGCCTCCGGCGACGTCGGCATCGGCGTACGGCCCGGCACCGGGGTGTGGCTGGACCTGAGCACGATCTCCGGCAGCACCCGGAACGGGCTGGACATGACCGGCCCGGATGTCGCGCCCGACGGCCCCCGACTAAACCTCGAGGTCCGGACGGTCAGCGGCGACATCGACGTACACCGGGTGGCCTGA
- a CDS encoding toxin-antitoxin system HicB family antitoxin translates to MDLAPYLAALRRDLSAAAAPGGAEITRAADLLANSLDVSARLCLLEVLADATAEITAKLDGATVEVRLRAREADLVVHQVPPEQPAVPVPAATEPTGDVARITLRLPDSLKDTVEQAATAEGISVNAWLVRAVAAAAPGAVPPAPGRPGRGSSRRITGFAQA, encoded by the coding sequence ATGGACCTGGCTCCCTACCTCGCGGCACTACGCCGTGACCTCAGCGCCGCCGCCGCACCCGGCGGAGCCGAGATCACCCGGGCGGCGGACCTGCTCGCCAACTCGCTCGACGTCTCGGCCCGGCTCTGCCTGCTGGAAGTGCTGGCCGACGCCACCGCCGAGATCACCGCGAAGCTCGACGGGGCAACCGTGGAGGTGCGGCTGCGCGCCCGCGAGGCGGACCTGGTGGTGCACCAGGTTCCGCCGGAGCAACCGGCCGTACCGGTGCCGGCGGCGACCGAACCGACCGGCGACGTCGCCCGGATCACGCTGCGCCTGCCGGACAGCCTGAAGGACACCGTCGAGCAGGCCGCCACCGCCGAGGGCATCTCGGTCAACGCCTGGCTGGTACGCGCCGTCGCCGCCGCCGCGCCGGGTGCCGTACCTCCCGCACCGGGGCGACCCGGCCGGGGTTCGTCCCGCCGGATCACCGGCTTCGCCCAGGCCTGA
- the thyX gene encoding FAD-dependent thymidylate synthase — translation MVGPQVKVIAWTQFEAPEDVPWSTDADGGQALAEFAGRACYQSWRKPNPATATNAGYLAHILEVQHLSVLEHGTVTFYFTGVSRSFTHELVRHRHFSYSQLSQRYVPERDAAMVEPSVIAEDAELHKRFVEATEASLRAYNELLEGLERRFADVENPTLRRKQARQAARAVLPNATETRIVVTGNYRAWRHFVTMRASEGADVEIRELAVECLRQLQRVAPNVFADFTISALPDGTEIATSPYAQQS, via the coding sequence ATGGTGGGCCCCCAGGTCAAGGTCATCGCTTGGACGCAGTTCGAGGCGCCGGAGGACGTACCGTGGTCGACCGACGCGGACGGCGGACAGGCCCTGGCCGAGTTCGCCGGACGGGCCTGTTACCAGTCGTGGCGTAAGCCCAACCCGGCCACCGCGACCAATGCCGGATACCTCGCGCACATCCTGGAGGTCCAGCACCTGTCGGTGCTGGAGCACGGGACGGTGACCTTCTACTTCACCGGGGTGTCCCGCTCGTTCACCCACGAGCTGGTCCGGCACCGGCACTTCTCCTACTCCCAGCTCTCCCAGCGGTACGTGCCGGAGCGCGACGCCGCGATGGTCGAGCCCTCGGTGATCGCCGAGGACGCCGAGCTGCACAAGCGGTTCGTCGAGGCGACCGAGGCGAGCCTGCGGGCGTACAACGAACTGCTGGAGGGGCTGGAGCGTCGGTTCGCCGACGTGGAGAACCCGACGCTGCGCCGCAAGCAGGCCCGGCAGGCCGCCCGGGCGGTGCTGCCGAACGCCACCGAGACCCGGATCGTGGTCACCGGCAACTACCGCGCCTGGCGGCACTTCGTCACGATGCGGGCCTCCGAGGGCGCCGACGTCGAGATCCGTGAGCTGGCCGTGGAATGCCTGCGTCAGCTTCAGCGCGTCGCCCCGAACGTCTTCGCCGACTTCACCATCAGCGCGCTGCCCGACGGCACCGAGATCGCCACCAGCCCGTACGCCCAGCAGTCCTGA
- the dapA gene encoding 4-hydroxy-tetrahydrodipicolinate synthase → MTHDHPAATDRAAPRPFGRLLTAMVTPFTADGSLDLDGAARLAAYLVDEQGNDALVVNGTTGESPTTSDAEKERLVRAVVESVGGRAQVVAGVGTNDTRHTIELAGAAEKAGAHGLLVVTPYYSKPPQAGLFGHFTAVADATGLPVMLYDIPHRSGVPIATETLCRLAEHDRIVAAKDAKGDLVATSWVTSRTDLAFYSGEDALTLPALAIGGVGLVGTSTHLTGALTKQMIEAYDRGDQATALALHRRLLPLFTGIFRTQGTILVKAALAAHGLPAGTVRPPLVDATEAEIAQLRADCADAGLGLPS, encoded by the coding sequence ATGACCCACGACCACCCTGCCGCCACTGATCGGGCGGCACCCCGCCCGTTCGGGCGACTGCTCACCGCCATGGTGACCCCGTTCACCGCGGACGGCTCGCTCGATCTCGACGGCGCAGCCCGACTCGCGGCATATCTGGTGGACGAGCAGGGCAACGACGCACTGGTAGTGAACGGAACCACCGGCGAATCACCGACCACCAGCGACGCGGAGAAGGAGCGGTTGGTCCGCGCGGTCGTCGAGTCGGTCGGAGGCCGGGCCCAGGTGGTCGCGGGCGTCGGCACCAACGACACCCGGCACACCATCGAGCTGGCCGGCGCCGCCGAGAAGGCCGGCGCCCACGGGCTGCTGGTGGTCACCCCTTACTACAGCAAGCCGCCCCAGGCCGGCCTGTTCGGGCACTTCACCGCCGTCGCGGACGCCACCGGCCTGCCGGTGATGCTCTACGACATCCCGCACCGCAGCGGCGTGCCGATCGCGACCGAGACGCTGTGCCGGCTCGCCGAGCACGACCGGATCGTCGCGGCCAAGGACGCCAAGGGCGACCTGGTGGCCACCTCCTGGGTGACCAGCCGTACCGACCTGGCCTTCTACTCCGGCGAGGACGCATTGACCCTGCCCGCCCTCGCGATCGGCGGGGTCGGCCTGGTCGGCACCTCCACCCACCTGACCGGGGCACTGACCAAGCAGATGATCGAGGCGTACGACCGGGGCGACCAGGCCACGGCGCTGGCCCTGCACCGCCGGCTACTGCCGCTGTTCACCGGGATCTTCCGTACCCAGGGCACCATCCTGGTCAAGGCGGCGCTGGCCGCGCACGGCCTGCCGGCCGGTACGGTACGGCCGCCGCTGGTGGACGCCACCGAGGCCGAGATCGCCCAACTGCGGGCGGACTGTGCCGACGCGGGACTGGGACTGCCGTCGTGA